The proteins below come from a single Halomicroarcula saliterrae genomic window:
- a CDS encoding CPBP family intramembrane glutamic endopeptidase produces MAHRSDWLHSVRQRFGPDTRVGALSGAIALIFFGSVFSLFVYSVYRPLVNGIVAPRFPDIAYLMGAKGSQVAFGVVIVAYLAATQRWEYVQIRLPTRHDTLWVVLGTAGLDIMAEAAQFALPLLGLSLELLSGTGADVGLGRWPLLWPVVFLGLYLVPALVEEQFVRGIVQGKLRDTFHPASEVVLGAALFSLLHGLYGVARGPEFLAAYLFVLFGQGLAFCLTYQRTRNLFVVALVHAISWADVGFPFFGLL; encoded by the coding sequence ATGGCACACCGCTCAGACTGGCTCCACAGCGTACGGCAACGTTTCGGTCCGGATACCCGAGTCGGCGCGCTCAGCGGCGCGATAGCCCTGATCTTCTTCGGGTCGGTCTTCTCACTGTTCGTCTACTCCGTGTACCGACCCCTGGTGAACGGTATCGTCGCACCGCGGTTCCCGGATATCGCGTATCTCATGGGGGCCAAGGGGTCCCAGGTCGCCTTCGGCGTTGTTATCGTCGCCTATCTCGCCGCCACGCAACGATGGGAGTACGTCCAGATACGGCTGCCGACCCGACACGATACGCTGTGGGTTGTCCTCGGGACCGCCGGGCTCGATATCATGGCCGAGGCGGCCCAGTTCGCACTGCCGCTGCTCGGACTCTCGCTCGAACTGCTCAGCGGGACTGGTGCCGACGTCGGATTGGGCAGGTGGCCGCTGCTGTGGCCCGTCGTCTTCCTCGGCCTGTACCTGGTGCCCGCGCTCGTCGAAGAACAGTTCGTCAGGGGTATCGTCCAGGGGAAGCTGCGAGACACGTTCCATCCAGCCTCCGAGGTTGTGCTCGGAGCCGCGCTCTTCTCGCTCTTGCACGGGCTGTACGGCGTCGCTCGCGGCCCGGAGTTCCTCGCGGCGTATCTGTTCGTCCTGTTCGGCCAGGGGCTGGCGTTCTGCCTCACCTACCAGCGGACGCGGAATCTCTTCGTCGTCGCGTTGGTCCACGCCATCTCGTGGGCCGACGTCGGCTTCCCGTTTTTCGGGCTGCTCTGA